In a genomic window of Quercus lobata isolate SW786 chromosome 4, ValleyOak3.0 Primary Assembly, whole genome shotgun sequence:
- the LOC115984484 gene encoding uncharacterized protein LOC115984484: protein MAGDPSKRNQNLYCAYHQKPGHTTDDCRNLKNHLDRLVREGKLRHLLHHPTGWQEQSNIETRQSTLRPPIGTINVILAAPGRIGSNPFRVMSVGRLPVEADDRESKRARAIATPLIGFSDEEKLGTFQPHDDALVVTLRIEGYDVKRVLVDQGSAVEVMYLDLYKGLNLKPEDLLAYDSPLVSFEGKTVTPKGMIRLPVQTNSDVVEVDFIVVDAYSSSTAIVAQLWLHALGAVSSTLHQKVKYPSGDRVKEVIGSQGMAR, encoded by the coding sequence ATGGCAGGTGACCCCTCGAAGCGTAACCAAAATCTATATTGCGCGTACCACCAAAAGCCGGGTCACACCACAGATGATTGCAGGAATTTGAAAAACCATTTGGACCGGCTTGTTcgagaagggaagttgaggCATCTATTACATCACCCTACGGGATGGCAGGAACAGTCAAACATCGAAACCAGACAAAGCACATtgaggccacccattggcacaataaatgtTATTCTTGCCGCACCTGGAAGGATCGGTTCCAATCCTTTCAGAGTAATGTCAGTGGGTAGGCTCCCGGTTGAGGCGGACGACAGGGAATCCAAGAGGGCCAGAGCAATTGCCACGCCCTTAATCGGATTCTCGGATGAAGAAAAATTGGGAACCTTtcaaccccacgatgatgccCTAGTCGTCACGCTCAGAATTGAAGGTTATGACGTGAAGAGAGTGCTAGTTGATCAAGGCAGCGCCGTGGAAGTAATGTATCTCGACTTGTATAAAGGattgaacctgaagccagaggACTTGTTGGCATACGACTCCCCTTTGGTCAGTTTTGAAGGAAAAACCGTCACCCCGAAAGGCATGATTAGGCTGCCTGTACAAACAAATTCAGACGTGGTagaggtggacttcattgtggtaGACGCATACTCCTCCTCCACAGCCATCGTGGCCCAACTGTGGCTTCATGCACTAGGGGCTGTGTCATCAACCCTacaccaaaaagtgaagtatccGTCAGGAGATCGAGTGAAAGAAGTAATAGGGAGCCAGGGGATGGCCCGGTAA